The Drosophila innubila isolate TH190305 chromosome 3R unlocalized genomic scaffold, UK_Dinn_1.0 2_E_3R, whole genome shotgun sequence genome has a segment encoding these proteins:
- the LOC117792168 gene encoding geranylgeranyl transferase type-2 subunit alpha — translation MHGRVKVRTTEEERERKKKEQVLKMRAYRAAMARIQRKRSAGELDDELLGLTVQVLQRNPDISTLWNIRRECVLKKIAQVEKATEAAAALAPADKEGDGEGDKGDGDKEVVKGKPTVMELQQGIYTTELELTEQCLMVNPKSYNSWHHRCWTLELNPQADWQRELQLCNKYLKYDERNFHTWDYRRYVSAKAAVPAEQELDFCTDKIKVNFSNYSSWHHRSLLLPLLYPNEQHDRPMSEHKLQQELEMVLTAAFTDPNDSSAWFYQRWLLGGGVQLDEPATVAAFRCWPYKAQLALKKPCPDLASIKIQLISEQQKWQTESWISVNHEKTLWECAHNIDINCSQEYELEVGGQRQKLDGHPSGNSIYYFMPPVAASSYSKELLTELQSQLQSCLDLLEYEPDSKWTLLTSALLMRAIDATTYHEQSLAHLAKLEQVDALRKGYYKDLAERWTMELALAKWPQASSFPQSFVMPIKNPKISYLQYLIVADTVAQTEESSNPTEL, via the coding sequence ATGCATGGTCGTGTTAAGGTGCGCACTACGGAGGAGGAGCGAGAGCGGAAGAAGAAGGAGCAGGTGCTCAAGATGCGAGCCTATCGAGCTGCCATGGCACGCATTCAGAGAAAACGCAGCGCCGGGGAACTCGATGACGAATTGCTCGGACTGACGGTGCAAGTTCTGCAGCGAAATCCGGACATTAGCACATTGTGGAACATACGACGAGAGTGTGTGTTAAAGAAGATTGCCCAGGTGGAGAAGGCgacagaagcagcagctgcattaGCTCCAGCTGATAAGGAAGGTGATGGAGAAGGTGATAAGGGCGATGGCGATAAGGAGGTTGTGAAGGGAAAACCCACAGTGATGGAGCTGCAGCAAGGTATCTATACAACTGAGCTGGAACTCACCGAACAGTGCCTGATGGTCAATCCCAAGTCTTATAATAGTTGGCATCATCGCTGTTGGACCCTGGAGCTCAATCCGCAAGCCGACTGGCAGCGTGAACTTCAACTGTGCAACAAGTACTTGAAGTATGATGAACGCAATTTCCACACTTGGGATTACAGGCGCTATGTGAGCGCCAAGGCGGCGGTGCCTGCCGAGCAGGAGCTCGACTTTTGCACGGACAAAATCAAGGTGAACTTCTCCAACTATTCGAGCTGGCATCATCGCAgtctgctgttgccgctgttgtatCCCAATGAGCAGCACGATCGACCCATGAGCGAGCACAAACTGCAGCAGGAACTGGAAATGGTGCTGACGGCAGCGTTCACCGATCCCAACGATAGCAGTGCCTGGTTCTATCAGCGCTGGCTTCTGGGCGGTGGTGTCCAGTTGGATGAACCGGCTACTGTCGCCGCCTTTCGTTGTTGGCCTTATAAAGCACAGTTGGCGTTGAAGAAACCGTGTCCCGATTTGGCATCCATAAAGATACAATTGATAAGCGAGCAGCAAAAGTGGCAAACAGAGTCATGGATATCTGTTAATCATGAGAAAACACTTTGGGAATGCGCCCATAACATCGATATCAATTGCAGTCAGGAGTATGAATTGGAAGTTGGAGGACAGCGTCAGAAGCTCGATGGACATCCAAGTGGCAACAGCATTTATTACTTTATGCCACCTGTGGCTGCTTCCAGCTACAGCAAGGAGTTGCTCACAGAGCTGCAATCGCAGCTGCAATCCTGCCTTGATCTGCTGGAATACGAGCCGGACAGCAAGTGGACGCTGCTGACCAGTGCTCTATTGATGCGCGCCATTGATGCAACCACCTACCACGAGCAGAGTCTCGCTCATTTAGCCAAATTGGAGCAGGTCGATGCTCTGCGCAAGGGATACTACAAGGACTTGGCTGAACGCTGGACAATGGAACTGGCCTTGGCTAAGTGGCCGCAAGCTTCGAGCTTTCCTCAGTCATTCGTGATGCCCATTAAGAATCCAAAGATATCCTATTTACAGTATCTTATTGTTGCGGACACTGTAGCACAAACTGAGGAGTCGTCCAATCCCACCGAGTTATAG